One Thermus sp. CCB_US3_UF1 DNA window includes the following coding sequences:
- the nuoG gene encoding NADH-quinone oxidoreductase subunit NuoG → MVRVKVNDRIVEVPPGTSVMDAVFHAGYDVPLFCSEKHLSPIGACRMCLVRIGLPKRGPDGKPLLTPEGEPEIAWQPKLAASCVTAVAEGMVVDTLSEVVREAQAGMVEFTLLNHPLDCPTCDKGGACELQDRTVEYGLYEKYYQKEPLELPVYTRFEFTRRHVDKHHPLSPFVVLDRERCIHCKRCVRYFEEVPGDEVLDFIERGVHTFIGTMDFGLPSGFSGNITDICPVGALLDLTARFRARNWEMEETPTHCALCPVGCGITADTRSGELLRVRAREVPEVNEIWLCDAGRFGHEWADQGRLKTPLVRRGERLVEATWEEAFAALQAGLRGARKEEVGIYLAHDATLEEGLMAAELAKALSTPHLDFEGRTAAPASLFPPATLEDLLRADFALVLGDPTEEAPLLHLRLSEFVRDLKPPHRYAHGTPFADLSIKERMPRRTDKMALFAPYRAPLMRWAALHGVHAPGEEREILLALLGEKEGSEAIRRAKEAWERAERPVLILGAGVLQDAVAAERARLLAERKGAKVLAMTPAANARGLEAMGVWPGEKGAAWDEAGAPYAYYGYVPPEGALRGKRFVVLHLSHLHPLAERYAHVVLPAPTFYERRGHLVNLEGRVLALHPAPVENGEAEGAIQALALLAQALGVKPPFRLALEVERELKARKVPPPMGLLAYRSKALRPKPQEGRLYLRPSMWRGQQLQGRVAQAVAPELWAHPETAKKEALLEGAKVAVETPMGPVEARVVLREDLPGGFLYLTALGPLAGWRQEASLLVPTGGDA, encoded by the coding sequence GTGGTCAGGGTCAAGGTCAACGACCGCATCGTGGAGGTACCCCCGGGGACCAGCGTGATGGACGCCGTCTTCCACGCGGGGTACGACGTGCCCCTCTTCTGCTCGGAAAAGCACCTCTCCCCCATCGGGGCCTGCCGCATGTGCCTGGTGCGCATCGGCCTCCCCAAGCGGGGGCCGGACGGGAAACCCCTCCTGACCCCAGAGGGGGAGCCGGAGATCGCCTGGCAGCCCAAGCTGGCGGCGAGCTGCGTCACCGCCGTGGCCGAGGGGATGGTGGTGGACACCCTTTCGGAGGTGGTGCGGGAGGCCCAGGCGGGGATGGTGGAGTTCACCCTCCTCAACCACCCCCTGGACTGCCCCACCTGCGATAAGGGTGGGGCTTGCGAGCTCCAGGACCGTACGGTGGAGTACGGGCTTTACGAGAAGTACTACCAGAAGGAGCCCCTGGAGCTTCCCGTCTACACCCGCTTTGAGTTCACCCGCCGCCACGTGGACAAGCACCACCCCCTCTCCCCCTTCGTGGTGCTGGACCGGGAGCGATGCATCCACTGCAAGCGGTGCGTGCGCTACTTTGAAGAAGTTCCAGGGGATGAGGTCCTGGACTTCATTGAACGGGGGGTGCATACCTTCATCGGCACCATGGACTTTGGCCTCCCCTCGGGCTTCTCGGGGAACATCACGGATATCTGCCCCGTGGGGGCCCTTCTGGACCTCACCGCCCGCTTCCGCGCCCGCAACTGGGAGATGGAGGAAACCCCCACCCACTGCGCCCTCTGCCCCGTGGGGTGCGGGATCACCGCGGACACCAGGAGCGGGGAGCTCCTCCGGGTCCGGGCCCGCGAGGTGCCCGAGGTCAACGAGATCTGGCTTTGCGATGCGGGCCGCTTCGGCCACGAGTGGGCGGACCAAGGGCGGCTCAAGACCCCCCTGGTGCGGCGGGGGGAGCGGCTGGTGGAGGCCACCTGGGAGGAGGCCTTCGCCGCCTTGCAGGCGGGCCTGCGGGGGGCCCGCAAGGAGGAGGTGGGGATCTACCTGGCCCACGACGCCACCCTGGAGGAGGGCCTGATGGCCGCGGAGCTGGCCAAGGCGCTCTCCACCCCCCACCTGGACTTTGAGGGCCGCACCGCCGCCCCGGCAAGCCTCTTCCCTCCCGCCACCCTGGAGGACCTCCTGCGGGCCGACTTCGCCCTGGTCCTGGGGGACCCCACGGAGGAAGCCCCCCTCCTCCACCTGCGCCTTTCCGAGTTCGTGCGCGACCTGAAGCCCCCCCACCGCTACGCCCACGGCACGCCCTTCGCCGACCTTTCCATCAAGGAGAGGATGCCCCGGCGCACCGACAAGATGGCCCTCTTTGCCCCCTACCGCGCCCCCCTGATGCGCTGGGCTGCCCTTCACGGGGTCCACGCCCCCGGGGAGGAGCGGGAGATCCTCCTGGCCCTTTTGGGGGAGAAGGAGGGGAGCGAGGCCATCCGGCGGGCCAAGGAGGCCTGGGAGCGGGCGGAGCGGCCCGTCCTCATCCTGGGGGCCGGCGTGTTGCAGGACGCGGTGGCCGCGGAAAGGGCCCGTCTCCTCGCCGAGCGCAAGGGGGCCAAGGTCCTGGCCATGACCCCGGCGGCCAACGCCCGGGGCCTCGAGGCCATGGGGGTCTGGCCCGGGGAGAAGGGGGCCGCCTGGGACGAGGCCGGAGCCCCCTACGCCTACTACGGCTACGTACCCCCGGAAGGGGCCCTTAGGGGAAAGCGCTTCGTGGTCCTGCACCTCAGCCACCTCCATCCCCTGGCGGAGCGCTACGCCCACGTGGTCCTTCCCGCCCCCACCTTCTACGAGCGCCGGGGCCACCTGGTGAACCTGGAGGGGCGGGTGCTGGCCCTCCACCCCGCCCCCGTGGAGAACGGAGAGGCGGAAGGGGCCATCCAGGCCCTGGCCCTCCTGGCCCAGGCCTTGGGGGTAAAGCCCCCCTTCCGCCTGGCCCTGGAGGTGGAGCGGGAACTGAAGGCGAGAAAGGTCCCCCCGCCCATGGGCCTTTTGGCCTACCGGAGCAAGGCCCTCAGGCCCAAGCCCCAGGAAGGCCGTCTCTATCTCAGGCCCAGCATGTGGAGGGGGCAGCAGCTCCAGGGCCGGGTGGCCCAGGCCGTGGCGCCCGAGCTTTGGGCCCATCCGGAGACCGCCAAGAAGGAGGCCCTCCTGGAAGGGGCCAAGGTGGCGGTGGAAACCCCCATGGGCCCCGTGGAGGCCCGGGTCGTCCTGCGGGAGGACCTGCCTGGGGGCTTCCTCTACCTCACGGCCCTGGGCCCCCTGGCAGGCTGGCGCCAGGAGGCCAGCCTCTTGGTACCCACAGGAGGTGACGCATGA
- the nuoF gene encoding NADH-quinone oxidoreductase subunit NuoF: MTGPIVSGKDPRFTRTLYAHVGQEGSWTLDYYLRHGGYETAKRVLKEKTPEEVIEEVKRSGLRGRGGAGFPTGVKWGFMPKDGQQHYLICNADESEPGSFKDRYILEDVPHLLIEGMILAGYAIRATVGYVYIRGEYRRAADRLEAAIREARERGYLGKNLFGTGFSFELHVHRGAGAYICGEETALMNSLEGLRANPRLKPPFPAQSGLWGKPTTINNVETLAAVVPILERGADWFASMGTEQSKGMKLYQISGPVRRPGVYELPMGTTLRELIYEWAGGPLEPIQALIPGGSSTPPLPFTDEVLDTPMSYEHLQAKGSMLGTGGVILIPERVSMVDAMWNVTRFYAHESCGKCTPCREGVAGFMVNLFAKIGTGQGEEKDVENLEALLPLIEGRSFCPLADAAVWPVKGSLKHFKDQYLALAREKRPVPRPSLWR, translated from the coding sequence ATGACGGGGCCCATCGTTTCCGGAAAAGACCCTCGCTTCACGCGAACCCTCTACGCCCACGTGGGCCAGGAGGGAAGCTGGACCCTGGACTACTACCTGCGGCACGGGGGGTACGAGACCGCCAAACGGGTCCTAAAGGAGAAGACCCCGGAAGAGGTCATTGAGGAGGTGAAGCGCTCAGGGCTACGGGGCCGGGGCGGGGCGGGCTTCCCCACGGGGGTGAAGTGGGGCTTCATGCCCAAGGATGGGCAGCAGCACTACCTCATCTGCAACGCCGACGAGTCCGAGCCCGGGAGCTTCAAGGACCGCTACATCCTGGAGGACGTGCCCCACCTCCTCATCGAGGGGATGATCCTGGCGGGGTACGCCATCCGGGCCACCGTGGGCTACGTCTACATCCGCGGGGAGTACCGGAGGGCGGCGGACCGCCTGGAGGCCGCCATCCGCGAGGCGCGGGAGAGGGGGTACCTGGGGAAGAACCTCTTCGGCACCGGGTTCTCCTTTGAGCTCCACGTGCACCGCGGGGCCGGGGCCTACATCTGCGGGGAGGAAACCGCCCTCATGAACTCCCTGGAGGGCCTCCGGGCCAACCCCCGCCTGAAACCCCCCTTCCCCGCCCAGTCGGGCCTCTGGGGCAAACCCACCACCATCAACAACGTGGAGACCCTGGCCGCGGTGGTGCCCATCCTGGAACGGGGGGCCGACTGGTTCGCCAGCATGGGCACGGAGCAGTCCAAGGGCATGAAGCTCTACCAGATCTCTGGGCCGGTGCGGCGCCCTGGGGTCTACGAGCTCCCCATGGGCACCACCCTGCGGGAGCTGATCTATGAATGGGCAGGCGGGCCCCTGGAGCCCATCCAGGCCCTCATCCCCGGGGGGTCCTCCACCCCGCCCTTGCCCTTCACGGACGAGGTGCTGGACACCCCCATGAGCTACGAGCACCTGCAGGCCAAGGGCTCCATGCTGGGCACGGGAGGGGTAATCCTGATCCCCGAGCGGGTGAGCATGGTGGACGCCATGTGGAACGTAACCCGCTTCTACGCCCACGAGTCCTGCGGCAAGTGCACGCCCTGCCGCGAGGGGGTGGCCGGGTTCATGGTGAACCTCTTCGCCAAGATCGGCACCGGCCAAGGGGAGGAAAAGGACGTGGAGAACCTGGAAGCCCTCCTCCCCCTCATCGAGGGCCGGAGTTTCTGCCCCTTGGCGGACGCGGCGGTGTGGCCGGTGAAGGGCTCGCTGAAGCACTTCAAGGACCAGTACCTGGCCCTGGCACGGGAGAAGCGGCCCGTGCCCAGGCCGAGCCTCTGGAGGTGA
- the nuoE gene encoding NADH-quinone oxidoreductase subunit NuoE: MGFFDDKQDFLEETFAKYPPEGRRAAIMPLLRRVQQEEGWIRPDRIEEIAALVGTTPTEVMGVASFYSYYQFVPTGKYHLQVCATLSCKLAGADELWDYLTERLGIGPGEVTPDGLFSVQKVECLGSCHTAPVVQVNDEPYVECVTRARLEALLEGLKAGKRPEEIPLPGRCGHHVHEVEV; the protein is encoded by the coding sequence ATGGGGTTTTTTGACGACAAGCAGGACTTCCTGGAGGAAACCTTCGCCAAGTACCCGCCTGAGGGCCGGCGGGCCGCCATCATGCCCCTTCTCCGGCGGGTACAGCAGGAAGAGGGCTGGATCCGCCCCGACCGGATAGAGGAGATTGCGGCCCTGGTGGGCACCACCCCCACGGAGGTCATGGGGGTGGCGAGCTTCTACTCCTACTACCAGTTCGTGCCCACGGGCAAGTACCACCTACAGGTCTGCGCCACCTTGAGCTGCAAGCTGGCCGGGGCGGACGAGCTTTGGGACTACCTCACCGAACGCCTGGGCATCGGCCCGGGGGAGGTCACCCCGGACGGGCTTTTCAGCGTGCAGAAGGTGGAGTGCCTGGGGTCTTGCCATACCGCCCCCGTGGTCCAGGTGAACGACGAGCCCTACGTGGAGTGCGTGACCCGGGCCAGGCTGGAAGCCCTCCTGGAAGGCCTCAAGGCCGGCAAGCGGCCCGAGGAGATCCCCCTCCCGGGTCGGTGCGGCCACCACGTGCACGAGGTGGAGGTATGA
- the nuoD gene encoding NADH dehydrogenase (quinone) subunit D: protein MKDYLDLDPVETLEEPKELRTEVMTLNVGPQHPSTHGVLRVVVTLSGEEVLDLVPHIGYLHTGFEKNMENRTYTQVITYTPRMDYLHSFAHDLAYALAVEKLVGAVVPERAQTIRILLNELSRLASHLVFLGTGLLDLGALTPFFYAFREREAILDLFEWVTGQRFHHNYIRIGGVKEDLPEEFVPELKKFLEVMPHRIDEYEALFAESPIFYERARGVGVIPPEVAIGLGLTGGSLRASGVNYDVRKAYPYAGYETYTFDVPLGEHGDVFDRMMVRIREMRESVKIIRQALERLEPGPIRDPNPQITPPPRHLLETSMEAVIYHFKHYTEGFHPPKGEVYVPTESARGELGYYIVSDGGSMPYRVKVRAPSFVNLQSLPYACKGEQVPDMVAIIASLDPVMGDVDR from the coding sequence ATGAAGGACTACCTGGACCTGGACCCGGTGGAAACCCTGGAGGAGCCCAAAGAACTCCGCACCGAGGTCATGACCCTGAACGTGGGCCCCCAGCACCCTTCCACCCACGGGGTCTTGCGGGTGGTGGTAACCCTGTCGGGGGAGGAAGTGCTGGACCTGGTCCCCCACATCGGCTACCTCCACACCGGCTTTGAGAAGAACATGGAGAACCGGACGTATACGCAGGTGATCACGTATACGCCCCGGATGGACTACCTCCATTCCTTCGCCCACGACCTGGCCTACGCCTTGGCGGTGGAAAAGCTGGTGGGGGCCGTGGTGCCGGAAAGGGCCCAGACCATCCGCATCCTCCTCAACGAGCTCTCCCGCCTGGCCAGCCACCTGGTCTTCCTGGGGACGGGGCTTTTGGACCTGGGGGCCCTTACCCCCTTCTTCTACGCCTTCCGCGAACGGGAGGCCATCCTGGACCTCTTTGAGTGGGTGACGGGGCAGCGCTTCCACCACAACTACATCCGCATCGGCGGGGTCAAGGAGGACCTGCCCGAGGAGTTCGTTCCCGAGCTGAAAAAGTTCCTGGAGGTCATGCCCCACCGCATCGACGAGTACGAGGCCCTCTTCGCCGAAAGCCCCATCTTCTACGAAAGGGCCCGGGGCGTGGGGGTGATCCCCCCGGAGGTGGCCATCGGTCTAGGCCTCACCGGGGGCTCCTTGCGGGCCAGCGGGGTGAACTACGACGTGCGCAAGGCGTACCCCTACGCGGGGTACGAGACCTACACCTTTGACGTGCCCCTGGGGGAACACGGGGACGTGTTTGACCGGATGATGGTCCGCATCCGGGAGATGCGGGAATCGGTAAAGATCATCCGGCAGGCCCTGGAGCGCTTGGAGCCCGGGCCCATCCGCGATCCCAACCCCCAGATCACCCCGCCCCCCCGCCACCTCCTGGAAACCTCCATGGAGGCGGTCATCTACCACTTCAAGCACTACACGGAAGGCTTCCACCCCCCCAAGGGAGAGGTGTACGTGCCCACGGAGTCGGCCCGGGGAGAGCTGGGCTACTACATCGTTTCCGACGGTGGGAGCATGCCCTACCGGGTGAAGGTGCGCGCCCCCAGCTTCGTCAACCTGCAAAGCCTGCCCTACGCCTGCAAGGGGGAACAGGTGCCGGACATGGTGGCCATCATCGCCAGCCTGGACCCCGTCATGGGGGACGTGGACCGCTAA
- a CDS encoding NADH-quinone oxidoreductase subunit C, whose amino-acid sequence MRLERVLQEARAKGYALEDNGLGNLWVVLPRERFKEEMARYKEAGFNYLADIVGLDYLEYPDPRPERFAVVYELVSLPGWKDGDGSRFFVRVYVPEGDPRLPTVTDLWGSANFLEREVYDMFGILFEGHPDLRKILTPEDLEGHPLRKDFPLGETPTLFREGRFIVPSEFRAAITGKSPGLTLYRGGSRKGYRALWADLTKAKEGR is encoded by the coding sequence GTGCGGCTGGAACGCGTTTTGCAGGAAGCCCGGGCCAAGGGCTACGCCCTGGAGGACAACGGCCTCGGCAACCTCTGGGTGGTCCTGCCCCGGGAGCGCTTCAAGGAGGAGATGGCCCGCTACAAGGAGGCGGGCTTTAACTATCTGGCGGACATCGTGGGCCTGGACTACCTGGAGTACCCCGATCCCCGCCCCGAGCGTTTCGCCGTGGTCTACGAGCTGGTCTCCCTTCCGGGGTGGAAGGATGGGGATGGAAGCCGCTTCTTCGTCCGGGTCTACGTGCCCGAAGGGGATCCCAGGCTCCCCACGGTCACGGACCTCTGGGGTAGCGCCAACTTCCTGGAACGGGAGGTTTACGACATGTTCGGCATCCTCTTTGAGGGACACCCGGACCTGCGGAAGATCCTGACCCCGGAGGACCTCGAGGGCCACCCCTTGCGCAAGGACTTCCCCCTGGGGGAAACCCCCACCCTTTTCCGCGAAGGGCGCTTCATCGTCCCCAGCGAGTTCCGCGCCGCCATCACCGGGAAAAGCCCCGGCCTCACCCTGTACAGGGGCGGGAGCCGCAAAGGGTATAGGGCCCTTTGGGCCGACCTCACCAAGGCCAAGGAGGGGAGATGA
- a CDS encoding NADH-quinone oxidoreductase subunit B family protein gives MALKDLFERDVQELEREGILFTTLEKLVAWGRSNSLWPATFGLACCAIEMMASTDARNDLSRFGSEVFRASPRQADVMIVAGRLSKKMAPVMRRVWEQMPDPKWVISMGACASSGGMFNNYAIVQNVDSVVPVDVYVPGCPPRPEALIYAVMQLQKKVRGQAYDEGGRKLPPVAAWQRARG, from the coding sequence GTGGCACTGAAGGACCTCTTTGAGCGGGACGTACAGGAGCTGGAGCGGGAGGGGATTCTCTTCACCACCCTGGAAAAGCTGGTGGCCTGGGGGCGGTCCAACTCCCTCTGGCCCGCCACTTTCGGCCTGGCCTGCTGCGCCATTGAGATGATGGCCTCCACCGATGCCCGCAACGACCTATCCCGCTTTGGCTCGGAGGTCTTCCGGGCAAGCCCGCGCCAGGCCGACGTGATGATCGTGGCGGGCCGGCTTTCCAAGAAAATGGCCCCGGTGATGCGCCGGGTCTGGGAACAGATGCCCGACCCCAAGTGGGTGATCTCCATGGGGGCCTGCGCCAGCTCCGGGGGGATGTTCAACAACTACGCCATCGTGCAGAACGTGGACTCGGTGGTGCCGGTGGACGTCTACGTCCCAGGCTGCCCGCCCCGCCCCGAGGCCCTGATCTACGCGGTGATGCAGCTGCAAAAGAAGGTGCGGGGCCAGGCCTACGACGAAGGGGGGCGGAAGCTTCCGCCCGTGGCCGCCTGGCAGCGGGCAAGGGGGTGA
- a CDS encoding NADH-quinone oxidoreductase subunit A, whose protein sequence is MAPIAEYVNVLIYLGVALFIGVAALVVGALLGPKKPGKAKLMPYESGNDPAGEVKRFPVHFYVVAMLFILFDVEVAFLWPYAVSAGGLGLYGFLGVLAFTLLLFVGFLYEWWKGVMRWH, encoded by the coding sequence TTGGCGCCGATCGCGGAGTATGTAAACGTCCTGATCTATCTGGGGGTGGCCCTCTTCATCGGGGTGGCCGCCTTGGTGGTGGGGGCCCTTTTGGGCCCCAAAAAGCCCGGCAAGGCCAAGCTGATGCCCTACGAGTCGGGCAACGACCCCGCCGGAGAGGTGAAGCGCTTTCCCGTCCACTTCTACGTGGTGGCCATGCTCTTCATCCTCTTTGACGTGGAGGTGGCCTTCCTCTGGCCCTACGCAGTGAGCGCCGGGGGGCTTGGGCTCTATGGCTTCCTAGGGGTCTTGGCCTTCACCCTCCTCCTCTTTGTGGGCTTCCTCTACGAGTGGTGGAAGGGGGTGATGCGGTGGCACTGA
- the rsmA gene encoding 16S rRNA (adenine(1518)-N(6)/adenine(1519)-N(6))-dimethyltransferase RsmA, with protein MPERLTSPQAVRELLLRHGLFADKRFGQNFLVSEAYLRRIVEAAQPLSGPVYEVGPGLGVLTRALAQAGAEVTAIEKDLRLKPVLEETLEGLPVRLVFGDALRFPWEEVPPGSLLVANLPYHIATALITRLLLTGRFARLVFLVQKEVAERMVARPGTPQYGLLTLRVAHHARAEKLLDLPPGAFFPPPKVYSSLVRLTPQGVPDDPQLFGLIAAAFRQRRKTLKNALLAGGYPKGKVEEGLALLGLSEKVRAEEVSLEGFRRLRDILYTKV; from the coding sequence ATGCCTGAACGCCTCACCTCTCCCCAAGCGGTGCGGGAACTCCTCCTGCGCCACGGCCTCTTCGCCGACAAGCGCTTTGGGCAAAACTTCTTGGTCTCCGAGGCCTACCTCCGGCGCATCGTGGAGGCCGCCCAACCCCTTAGCGGCCCCGTCTACGAGGTGGGTCCGGGCCTAGGGGTCCTCACCCGGGCCCTGGCCCAGGCGGGGGCCGAGGTCACGGCCATAGAGAAGGACCTGCGCCTCAAACCCGTATTGGAAGAAACCCTAGAAGGCCTTCCCGTCCGCCTGGTCTTCGGGGATGCCCTCCGCTTCCCCTGGGAGGAGGTGCCCCCGGGGAGCCTTCTGGTGGCCAACCTCCCTTACCACATCGCCACCGCCCTCATCACCCGTCTTCTCCTCACGGGGCGCTTCGCCCGCCTGGTCTTCCTGGTGCAGAAGGAGGTGGCCGAGCGCATGGTGGCCCGGCCCGGCACCCCCCAGTACGGCCTCCTCACCCTGCGGGTGGCCCACCACGCCCGGGCGGAAAAGCTCTTGGACCTCCCCCCTGGAGCTTTCTTCCCTCCGCCCAAGGTCTATAGCAGCTTGGTGCGCCTCACCCCCCAAGGGGTCCCCGACGATCCCCAACTCTTCGGGCTGATCGCCGCCGCCTTCCGCCAGCGGCGCAAGACCCTGAAAAACGCCCTCCTGGCGGGCGGCTACCCCAAGGGGAAGGTGGAGGAGGGCCTGGCCCTCTTGGGGCTTTCGGAAAAGGTGCGCGCGGAGGAGGTGAGCCTCGAGGGCTTCCGCCGCCTGCGGGACATTTTATACACCAAAGTGTAG
- a CDS encoding metallophosphoesterase yields MRVVAVGDLHGNFPALWRLLRLEGLADPLLQPTEELRSGRTRLVLLGDLVHPKTQRDYERLTGLTPFDPQDPNHLRLAAGAQIRELFRLKALQEASEGHLTILLGNHDEAALKGEPLLGNRHLKHLEFHPEYGGKALPHGLKAWMEGFPRELLLNGVHFAHVGPVPWLQEYDALFYAQSEPKTWWFRTPDYVERMGYRFGVYGHVPMREGILLKERFALIDALDLGEYLELFPEEEPLLLRVKRLPHA; encoded by the coding sequence ATGAGGGTCGTTGCCGTTGGGGACCTGCACGGGAACTTTCCTGCCCTTTGGCGCCTTCTCCGCCTCGAGGGCCTGGCGGACCCCCTGTTGCAGCCCACGGAAGAACTGCGCTCGGGCCGCACCCGCCTCGTCCTCTTGGGAGACCTGGTCCACCCCAAGACGCAAAGGGATTACGAGCGCCTCACGGGCCTCACCCCCTTTGACCCCCAGGACCCCAACCACCTGCGCCTGGCCGCGGGGGCGCAGATCCGGGAGCTCTTTCGCCTGAAAGCCCTCCAAGAGGCATCGGAAGGCCACCTCACCATCCTCCTGGGCAACCACGACGAGGCGGCCCTGAAGGGGGAACCCCTTCTTGGCAACCGGCACCTCAAGCACCTGGAGTTCCACCCCGAATACGGGGGCAAAGCCCTCCCCCACGGCCTCAAGGCCTGGATGGAGGGCTTCCCCCGGGAACTTCTCCTAAACGGGGTCCACTTTGCCCACGTGGGCCCTGTGCCCTGGCTCCAGGAGTACGATGCCCTCTTCTACGCCCAGTCCGAGCCCAAGACCTGGTGGTTCCGCACCCCAGACTACGTGGAGCGGATGGGCTACCGCTTCGGGGTCTACGGCCACGTGCCCATGCGGGAGGGCATCCTCCTCAAGGAACGCTTCGCCCTCATCGACGCCCTGGACCTGGGGGAGTACCTGGAACTCTTCCCCGAGGAAGAACCCCTCCTCCTCCGGGTGAAACGCCTGCCCCATGCCTGA
- a CDS encoding Rad52/Rad22 family DNA repair protein produces MDEAWRKLAEPFPPGEVQWRIEALSKDRKRALVVPYVDARTVLDRLDRAVGPEGWQDSYEVLADEERTLRDERGERRERLCEVKCRLTVLGVTKEDVGEGDSLKAAFSDALKRAAVKFGVGRYLYRLEKQWVDYDPEKGRFTPPRLPEAATPEEAEEEEKPEAYRLIDQLLERLKEKGLGREAARIVTKYGGYGKTPEETKRLYGELRSLLKG; encoded by the coding sequence GTGGACGAAGCCTGGCGGAAGCTGGCCGAGCCCTTCCCTCCCGGGGAGGTGCAGTGGCGCATTGAGGCCCTTTCCAAGGATAGAAAGCGGGCCCTGGTGGTACCTTACGTGGATGCCCGCACCGTTTTGGACCGCCTGGACCGGGCGGTGGGCCCAGAAGGGTGGCAGGACAGCTACGAGGTGCTGGCCGACGAGGAACGCACCCTAAGGGATGAGCGGGGGGAAAGGCGGGAGCGCCTTTGCGAGGTGAAGTGCCGCCTCACCGTCTTGGGGGTCACCAAGGAGGACGTGGGCGAGGGGGACTCCCTCAAGGCCGCCTTCTCCGACGCCCTCAAGCGGGCCGCGGTCAAGTTCGGGGTGGGGCGCTACCTCTACCGCCTGGAGAAGCAGTGGGTGGACTACGATCCGGAAAAGGGCCGCTTCACCCCCCCGAGGCTCCCCGAGGCCGCCACCCCCGAGGAGGCGGAGGAAGAGGAAAAGCCCGAAGCCTACCGGCTCATTGACCAGCTCCTAGAGCGCCTGAAGGAAAAAGGGCTGGGCCGGGAGGCCGCCAGGATCGTGACCAAGTACGGGGGGTATGGCAAGACCCCTGAGGAAACCAAGCGCCTCTACGGGGAGCTCCGGTCCCTTCTGAAGGGATGA
- a CDS encoding WecB/TagA/CpsF family glycosyltransferase produces the protein MERLTLLGLPLDPVDMEEALRRIGGFLEGQGTHQVVTLNPEIAVRAQEDQALRRAIGEAELVTPDGVGILWAARRLLGVELRERVTGVDLTLALFHRFPGLRVYLLGGRPGVAERAAAEARRLGAEVVGFHHGYFSEEEPVVEAVRRLAPDLLLVGMGERQEAFIHRHKAHLGAKVAMGVGGTLDVLAGEVQRPPLWAQRLGVEWLLRVGLDPKRWRRAPRLFRFAYMVLREKR, from the coding sequence ATGGAACGCTTAACCCTCTTAGGGCTTCCCCTGGACCCCGTGGACATGGAGGAAGCCCTCCGGCGCATCGGGGGCTTTCTAGAGGGGCAGGGCACCCACCAGGTGGTGACCCTGAACCCCGAGATCGCCGTCCGCGCCCAGGAGGACCAGGCCCTGAGGCGGGCCATAGGGGAGGCCGAGCTGGTCACCCCCGACGGGGTGGGGATCCTGTGGGCGGCGCGCAGGCTTCTGGGAGTGGAGCTGCGGGAACGGGTCACGGGGGTGGACCTCACCCTGGCCCTTTTCCACCGCTTTCCGGGCCTTAGGGTCTACCTCCTGGGGGGCAGGCCCGGGGTGGCGGAACGGGCCGCGGCGGAGGCCAGGCGCCTGGGAGCCGAGGTGGTAGGCTTCCACCACGGCTACTTTAGCGAGGAGGAGCCGGTGGTGGAGGCGGTACGCCGCCTAGCTCCCGACCTCCTCCTGGTGGGCATGGGGGAAAGGCAGGAAGCCTTCATCCACCGGCACAAGGCCCACCTAGGGGCCAAGGTGGCCATGGGGGTGGGGGGTACCCTGGACGTGCTGGCCGGGGAGGTCCAGCGCCCCCCCCTTTGGGCCCAGCGGCTGGGCGTGGAATGGCTGTTGCGGGTGGGCCTGGACCCCAAGCGCTGGCGGCGGGCCCCCCGGCTTTTCCGCTTCGCTTACATGGTCCTTAGGGAAAAGCGCTAG